The following coding sequences are from one Gossypium raimondii isolate GPD5lz chromosome 4, ASM2569854v1, whole genome shotgun sequence window:
- the LOC105779695 gene encoding trifunctional UDP-glucose 4,6-dehydratase/UDP-4-keto-6-deoxy-D-glucose 3,5-epimerase/UDP-4-keto-L-rhamnose-reductase RHM1, translated as MANKYTPKNILITGAAGFIASHVCNRLIRNYPDYKIVVLDKLDYCSSLKNLDRSRSSPNFKFIKGDIASADLVHFILQTEFIDTIMHFAAQTHVDNSFGNSFEFTKNNIYGTHVLLEACKVTGQIKRFIHVSTDEVYGETDEDAVVGNHEASQLLPTNPYSATKAGAEMLVMAYGRSYGLPVITTRGNNVYGTNQFPEKLIPKFILLAMNGKILPIHGDGSNVRSYLYCEDVAEAFEVILHRGEVGHVYNIGTKKERRVFDVARDICRLFNLDPESQIKFVENRPFNDQRYFLDDQKLKSLGWYERTTWEEGLKKTMEWYVSNPDWWGDVSGALLPHPRMLMLPGIERQFNAPDSSNSGLGSAPVTNKFNQSRMLVPSPKHNIPSQKPSLKFLIYGRTGWIGGLLGKLCEKQGIPFEYGKGRLEQRSQLLDDIQTVKPTHVFNAAGVTGRPNVDWCETHKPETIRTNVVGTLTLADICREHDLLMINYATGCIFEYDATHPLGTGVSFKEEDKPNFTGSFYSKTKAVVEELLREFDNVCTLRVRMPISSDLSNPRNFITKITRYNKVVDISNSMTILDELLPVSIEMAKRNLRGIWNFTNPGVVSHNEILQMYKDYIDPNFNWVNFSLQEQAKVIVAPRSNNELDASKLKNEFPELLSIKDSLIKYVFEPNRKTFAWELSN; from the exons ATGGCTAATAAATACACGCCGAAGAACATCCTCATAACCGGAGCTGCTGGCTTCATTGCCTCCCATGTCTGCAACCGTCTCATCCGCAACTACCCAGACTACAAAATTGTGGTCCTTGACAAGCTTGATTACTGCTCAAGCTTGAAGAACCTGGACCGTTCACGCTCATCTCCCAACTTCAAGTTCATCAAGGGAGATATTGCAAGTGCTGATCTGGTTCATTTTATCCTACAGACTGAATTCATTGATACCATCATGCACTTTGCAGCCCAGACTCATGTTGACAACTCCTTCGGTAACAGTTTTGAGTTCACCAAAAACAACATTTATGGAACTCATGTTCTCCTGGAAGCTTGCAAAGTCACTGGCCAAATCAAGAGGTTCATCCATGTAAGCACGGATGAGGTTTACGGCGAGACGGATGAAGATGCTGTGGTGGGAAACCATGAGGCTTCTCAGCTCCTCCCGACCAACCCATATTCCGCCACTAAAGCCGGAGCAGAGATGCTGGTGATGGCTTATGGACGCTCATATGGTCTGCCTGTGATAACTACACGAGGGAATAATGTTTATGGGACCAATCAGTTCCCTGAAAAACTGATTCCCAAGTTCATCCTACTGGCAATGAATGGAAAGATTCTTCCAATTCATGGGGATGGATCAAATGTGAGGAGTTATCTGTATTGTGAGGATGTTGCAGAGGCCTTTGAAGTCATTCTACACAGAGGTGAAGTTGGCCATGTGTACAATATAGgcacaaagaaagaaagaagagtgTTTGATGTGGCCAGGGATATTTGCAGGCTGTTTAACTTGGATCCTGAAAGCCAGATCAAGTTTGTGGAGAATCGTCCTTTCAATGACCAAAGATATTTCTTGGATGATCAAAAGCTGAAAAGCTTGGGATGGTATGAAAGAACCACATGGGAGGAAGGTCTCAAGAAAACTATGGAATGGTATGTTAGCAACCCTGATTGGTGGGGTGATGTCTCTGGTGCGCTGCTACCCCATCCTAGAATGCTCATGCTGCCTGGAATTGAAAGGCAATTCAATGCCCCTGATTCGAGCAATTCAGGTTTAGGTTCGGCCCCTGTGACAAACAAGTTCAATCAAAGCAGGATGTTGGTTCCATCTCCAAAGCACAATATACCATCTCAAAAGCCATCTCTCAAGTTTTTGATTTACGGCAGAACAGGTTGGATAGGGGGACTTCTTGGGAAGCTCTGTGAGAAACAAGGCATACCTTTCGAGTACGGGAAAGGGAGGTTGGAGCAACGTTCACAGCTTTTGGATGATATCCAAACTGTTAAGCCAACCCATGTGTTCAATGCAGCTGGTGTGACGGGTAGACCAAATGTGGATTGGTGTGAAACTCATAAGCCCGAAACCATAAGAACCAATGTTGTTGGTACATTAACCTTGGCTGACATCTGTAGGGAACATGACCTCCTCATGATCAATTATGCTACTGGTTGTATCTTTGAATATGATGCCACTCATCCTTTAGGAACCGGAGTCAGTTTCAAGGAGGAAGATAAGCCCAATTTCACTGGTTCCTTCTATTCAAAAACCAAAGCCGTG GTTGAAGAGCTTTTGAGGGAATTTGACAATGTATGCACACTCAGAGTTCGGATGCCTATATCCTCAGATCTGAGCAACCCACGGAACTTTATCACAAAGATCACTCGATACAACAAGGTGGTTGACATTTCCAACAGCATGACCATATTAGATGAGCTTCTACCAGTTTCAATAGAGATGGCCAAAAGGAACTTGAGGGGCATATGGAACTTCACAAACCCTGGTGTTGTGAGCCACAATGAGATACTGCAAATGTACAAGGACTACATTGACCCAAATTTCAACTGGGTTAATTTCAGCTTGCAAGAACAGGCCAAGGTCATTGTTGCACCCAGGAGCAACAATGAACTCGATGCATCTAAGCTAAAGAATGAGTTCCCTGAGTTACTGTCTATCAAGGATTCACTCATCAAATATGTCTTTGAACCCAACAGGAAAACCTTTGCTTGGGAACTCTCAAACTAA
- the LOC128040505 gene encoding uncharacterized mitochondrial protein AtMg00860-like: MEGIRVDPKKIEAIVEWKQLKNVVKLRSFLGLAGYYQRFVEGFSQIVSPLTKLLRKNALFVWSVAQQASFDKLKSVLTQAPILVQLESGWKFMVYSDASQVGLGCVLMQDGKVVAYASQQLKTHEGNYPIHDLELATVVFAVKI; the protein is encoded by the coding sequence ATGGAAGGGATCCGAGTCGATCCCAAGAAAATAGAAGCTATAGTTGAGTGGAAGCAACTAAAAAATGTAGTCAAGCTTCGtagttttctgggtttagctggttattaccaACGATTCGTTGAGGGATTTTCTCAGATTGTGTCACCCCTAACAAAGTTGCTACGTAAGAATGCTCTATTTGTGTGGTCTGTGGCACAGCAGGCTAGTTTCGATAAGCTCAAGTCCGTTCTGACACAGGCTCCTATTTTAGTTCAACTAGAATCGGGTTGGAAATTTATGGTGTATAGTGATGCGTCACAAGTCGGGTTAGGATGTGTGCttatgcaagatggtaaggtggtCGCTTACGCGTCGCAACAACTTAAGACACATGAGGGTAACTACCCTATACACGATCTTGAGCTGGCTACAGTTGTGTTTGCTGTGAAGATCTAG